A genomic segment from Nicotiana tabacum cultivar K326 chromosome 9, ASM71507v2, whole genome shotgun sequence encodes:
- the LOC107817293 gene encoding LOW QUALITY PROTEIN: protein SENSITIVE TO PROTON RHIZOTOXICITY 2-like (The sequence of the model RefSeq protein was modified relative to this genomic sequence to represent the inferred CDS: deleted 2 bases in 1 codon), which yields MIEGTTNIPCFPNTNPQNLPLYAPIHHNLDQDQDHMFSSVHVAATSSLNHSHQPSNSFIYNLSLLKEKVDQVQSLATMFISTDNQTIVQASESTSMAIANMGSLIQEIITTASSLMFSCQKISLGSNSTTNNINSSRFLEPSQIKLQDDGHVDHLPQGFYSNETLDHWYEENYASCSNIEDNKSHSTIIANTDHSNVQLGKRKFKNEGMQNISSQENCDIIELEAADLLAKYTHYCQVCGKGFKRDANLRMHMRAHGDEYKSNAALSNPLKNNGNNNGINDGLSKLSKKYSCPQEGCRWNKKHAKFQPLKSMICVKNHYKRSHCPKMYMCNRCNKKQFSVLSDLRTHEKHCGDLKWQCSCGTTFSRKDKLMGHVALFVGHTPVINSLAKMRKYEQNNVQFSSITG from the exons ATGATTGAAGGGACGACCAATATTCCATGTTTCCCTAATACTAATCCACAAAACTTACCATTATATGCACCTATTCATCATAATCTTGATCAAGATCAAGATCATATG TTTTCTTCAGTTCATGTTGCAGCTACATCTTCTTTAAACCATTCTCATCAACCAAGTAATTCTTTCATTTACAATTTATCCCTTTTGAAAGAAAAGGTGGATCAAGTTCAATCACTTGCCACCATGTTTATTTCTACTGATAATCAAACAATAGTCCAAGCATCCGAGTCAACGTCTATGGCCATTGCAAATATGGGAAGTTTGATTCAAGAAATCATCACAACTGCTTCCTCTCTCATGTTTTCTTGCCAGAAAATTTCCCTCGGCTCGAATTCAACCACCAACAATATTAATTCAAGTAGATTTCTCGAACCATCCCAAATCAAGCTTCAAGATGATGGCCATGTTGATCATTTGCCTCAAGGTTTCTACTCGAACGAAACGCTTGATCATTGGTATGAAGAGAATTATGCTTCTTGTAGTAATATTGAAGATAACAAAAGTCATAGTACTATTATAGCTAATACTGATCATAGTAATGTTCAATTGGGAAAACGGAAATTCAAGAATGAAGGAATGCAAAATATTTCATCACAagaaaattgtgatattattgagTTGGAGGCAGCTGATTTATTGGCTAAGTACACACACTATTGTCAAGTTTGTGGTAAAGGGTTTAAAAGGGATGCTAATTTGAGAATGCACATGAGAGCTCATGGAGATGAATACAAGTCTAATGCTGCTTTGAGTAATCCATTGAAGAACAATGGAAATAATAATGGAATAAATGATGGATTATCAAAATTGAGTAAGAAATATTCATGCCCACAAGAAGGTTGCAGGTGGAATAAAAAACATGCCAAATTTCAGCCATTGAAATCAATGATATGTGTCAAGAATCACTACAAGAGAAGTCATTGTCCCAAAATGTATATGTGCAATAGATGCAATAAGAAGCAATTTTCTGTGTTATCTGATCTTAGAACTCATGAGAAACATTGTGGTGACCTAAAATGGCAGTGCTCATGTGGTACTACTTTTTCAAGGAAAGATAAGCTTATGGGACATGTTGCTTTATTTGTTGGACACACTCCAGTTATAAATTCCTTGGCCAAGATGAGAAAATATGAGCAGAATAATGTTCAGTTTAGTTCAATTACAGGATAG